One stretch of Priestia megaterium DNA includes these proteins:
- a CDS encoding DUF2975 domain-containing protein, whose product MNVKPGSTTFLKIIIFLIGIAVLAACIFLLPEAARRDAIERPGDYSLYPLLVCIYGICITFSLAWYQIFKLLTYIEKNNAFSELSLQSLKVIKKCTFTVIFFILLAIVYLRVHAQFTGDDAAGPISLGLMGILATSIIAAIVDVFQKPIKNVMDSQPKNN is encoded by the coding sequence ATGAATGTTAAACCAGGTTCTACCACTTTCTTAAAGATAATAATTTTTCTGATTGGAATTGCAGTGCTTGCCGCATGTATATTTTTGTTGCCTGAAGCAGCCAGAAGAGATGCTATAGAGCGTCCTGGTGATTATTCGTTATATCCACTTTTGGTATGTATATATGGAATATGTATTACGTTTTCTTTGGCGTGGTATCAAATTTTTAAACTTTTAACCTATATCGAAAAGAATAATGCTTTCTCTGAGTTATCTCTTCAATCTTTGAAGGTAATAAAAAAATGCACTTTTACTGTCATTTTCTTTATTTTGTTAGCAATAGTTTATTTAAGAGTCCATGCTCAATTCACAGGTGATGATGCAGCAGGTCCAATATCTCTAGGTCTAATGGGCATCTTGGCAACAAGTATCATCGCAGCCATTGTGGACGTGTTTCAAAAACCTATAAAGAATGTCATGGATTCACAGCCAAAAAACAATTAA
- a CDS encoding HAMP domain-containing sensor histidine kinase: MGKIKKWMHRATLKAQFVLSFHLILLYSLLATLLTWGIVITVNWFFMPGALNPANYYEKKIPEIIQFVNEKEDALLSKSAKSQVESVVPLEGMDYQIINKEGQIVYGSMSTSYIKSKRDFYSQVNTNIHAGKYIIKVYPLFNSKDEVNGAIALRYQLNMASTNPNIKWMVVLVTFLSLASPFLYFYLFAYLFGRRFSKKIERPFNELMTAAKNIQHNNLDFSLSVTQDAKELSQLLHAFEEMRKELKQSLSKQWQLEEDRKDMTAAIAHDLRTPLTIIHGHTEILVEGSKKDPERLDRYLHTIYINTQRSIQLLNQLQEVSVIENPGFTVKSEPIDINTFVHEKANEFQLLCQKKEIAFVSSISETEASTQFYGDPQRISQVLDNIITNCIRYTPERGEIAWNTMIYHNEVIFEIHDTGPGFTLSNKEQLFKKFYREDASRTSGHGNLGLGLYIAHSIVKNHGGSITADNKETGGALFKIVLPIGKE, translated from the coding sequence ATGGGTAAAATAAAAAAATGGATGCACCGAGCAACGTTAAAGGCTCAGTTTGTTTTATCTTTTCATTTGATTTTGCTATATAGCTTGCTCGCTACGCTTTTAACGTGGGGAATTGTCATCACAGTGAACTGGTTTTTTATGCCCGGAGCACTGAATCCCGCCAATTATTACGAAAAGAAAATTCCGGAAATTATCCAGTTTGTGAACGAAAAGGAAGATGCGCTTCTTTCTAAAAGTGCCAAAAGCCAAGTAGAATCTGTTGTTCCGCTAGAAGGAATGGATTATCAAATTATAAATAAAGAAGGACAAATCGTGTATGGCTCCATGTCCACTTCATATATTAAGAGCAAACGTGATTTTTATTCTCAGGTCAATACGAATATCCATGCAGGTAAATATATTATAAAAGTCTATCCGCTTTTTAATTCAAAAGACGAAGTAAATGGAGCCATTGCATTAAGATATCAATTAAATATGGCTTCTACTAACCCAAATATTAAATGGATGGTTGTGCTTGTAACGTTTTTATCGTTAGCCAGTCCGTTTCTTTACTTTTACTTGTTTGCTTATTTATTTGGAAGAAGATTTAGTAAAAAAATTGAACGACCTTTTAATGAGCTGATGACCGCTGCAAAAAACATTCAGCATAATAATTTGGATTTTTCGCTGTCTGTAACTCAAGACGCCAAAGAATTAAGTCAGCTGCTGCATGCCTTTGAAGAAATGAGAAAAGAATTAAAGCAATCGCTATCTAAACAGTGGCAGCTAGAAGAAGACCGCAAAGATATGACCGCTGCGATTGCGCATGATTTAAGAACGCCTCTTACGATTATCCATGGTCATACGGAGATTTTAGTAGAAGGAAGCAAAAAGGATCCAGAGAGGCTCGATAGATATTTACATACCATCTACATAAATACACAGCGTTCTATTCAACTATTAAATCAGCTGCAAGAAGTATCTGTTATAGAAAATCCGGGCTTTACCGTAAAGAGTGAGCCCATTGATATCAACACATTTGTTCATGAAAAAGCAAACGAATTTCAGCTTTTATGTCAAAAAAAAGAAATTGCATTTGTATCTTCAATTAGTGAAACAGAAGCGTCAACCCAATTTTACGGAGATCCTCAGCGCATTTCTCAAGTATTAGATAATATCATTACAAACTGTATTCGGTACACGCCTGAACGAGGGGAGATAGCTTGGAATACCATGATTTATCATAATGAAGTAATCTTTGAAATACATGATACGGGTCCTGGATTTACGTTATCGAACAAAGAGCAGCTGTTTAAAAAGTTTTACAGAGAAGATGCGTCGAGAACAAGCGGCCACGGAAACTTAGGGCTAGGTCTTTATATTGCTCATTCCATTGTGAAAAACCATGGAGGAAGCATCACAGCCGATAATAAGGAGACGGGAGGAGCACTGTTTAAGATTGTTCTTCCGATAGGGAAAGAATAA
- a CDS encoding DUF4030 domain-containing protein, with protein sequence MKKPFNSYIDDNSLEKLNEDLIWEPKRKQEHKQRLLETIDQLESSQPVRSKKNLFSIKQNLLLKNVVYCGIALFLLSGAFISSAFVSPAMAQMAAKIPYLGQLFKQKPVADVLYQELEKKGYKTASVGQTYYGGKKELVVSVEGSEKYFNKVRGDITDIATNILSKRQYDAYTFKIERMEPYVYTEPSEQEKRIEKIQTDISTELEKHHYDFLVANVSFHSLLRVELEIPNTETRVKEIKAVIHAVLAENKTENTSIKIKKINLKKRDQDNRWGNIVTDVGEDLLGKEKYHVKMVGYSVHPEPQVFIYTSLSISEDNKKFADELKGIIDEFLKTKEMKNKVKDDPYKVVIYGKGKKKLN encoded by the coding sequence ATGAAGAAACCGTTTAATTCTTATATAGATGACAATTCACTAGAAAAATTGAATGAGGATTTGATTTGGGAACCAAAAAGGAAGCAAGAGCATAAACAAAGACTTTTAGAAACAATTGATCAATTAGAATCTTCACAACCTGTAAGGTCTAAAAAAAATCTATTTTCTATAAAACAAAATCTTCTTTTAAAAAATGTTGTATATTGTGGTATTGCCCTTTTTCTTTTGAGCGGTGCATTCATTAGTTCAGCTTTTGTTTCTCCAGCAATGGCACAAATGGCTGCTAAAATCCCGTATTTAGGACAGCTTTTTAAGCAAAAGCCTGTAGCCGATGTATTGTATCAAGAACTTGAGAAAAAGGGATATAAAACGGCTAGTGTGGGGCAGACCTATTATGGAGGAAAAAAAGAATTAGTTGTATCGGTAGAAGGGTCGGAGAAGTATTTTAATAAGGTACGAGGAGACATAACTGATATTGCAACCAACATTTTGTCCAAAAGGCAATATGATGCCTACACTTTCAAGATTGAAAGAATGGAGCCGTATGTCTATACAGAACCGAGTGAGCAAGAGAAAAGAATTGAAAAGATTCAAACTGATATTTCTACAGAGTTAGAGAAGCATCATTATGACTTTTTAGTAGCTAACGTTAGTTTTCATTCTCTGCTAAGGGTAGAGCTGGAAATTCCTAATACAGAAACGAGAGTGAAAGAAATAAAAGCCGTTATTCATGCTGTCCTGGCTGAAAATAAGACAGAGAATACTTCAATAAAAATAAAGAAAATAAACCTTAAGAAACGTGATCAAGACAATCGATGGGGAAATATTGTTACAGATGTGGGAGAAGATTTATTAGGGAAAGAGAAGTATCATGTAAAGATGGTAGGCTATTCTGTTCATCCCGAACCACAAGTATTTATTTACACTTCATTAAGCATTTCGGAAGATAATAAGAAATTTGCTGATGAACTTAAAGGAATTATCGATGAATTTCTTAAAACAAAAGAAATGAAAAATAAAGTGAAAGATGATCCTTACAAAGTTGTGATTTACGGAAAAGGGAAGAAAAAACTAAATTAA
- a CDS encoding SDR family NAD(P)-dependent oxidoreductase, translating into MNNFKNKVFIITGGGTGIGKATALKLADREAKLVINYSSSETEAKKVVEEIAEKGGIAFAFKANVASEHEVNNMIDQTIAQFGRLDGLVNNASITAQIPMNDLESATDDVWDSLYDVNVKGMFHCVKAAVPHIKKQKSGAIVNVGSVAGTTGIGSSIPYAATKAAIHTMTKSLAIALAPHIRVNCISPGAVDTGWWSGNEDKMYQLAGNLPLQRISSPEDIADAILFQLKQESVTGQVFTIDNGQTL; encoded by the coding sequence GTGAACAATTTTAAAAATAAAGTATTTATTATTACGGGCGGCGGCACTGGTATAGGCAAAGCAACGGCTTTAAAGTTAGCAGATAGAGAGGCAAAACTTGTGATAAACTACAGTTCCTCAGAAACAGAAGCGAAAAAAGTTGTGGAGGAGATTGCTGAAAAAGGAGGCATTGCGTTTGCTTTTAAAGCGAACGTAGCCAGTGAGCACGAAGTTAATAATATGATTGATCAAACCATTGCACAATTCGGACGGTTAGATGGATTAGTGAATAACGCTAGTATTACAGCTCAAATCCCCATGAATGACTTAGAGTCTGCAACTGATGACGTATGGGACTCTTTATATGATGTAAACGTAAAAGGCATGTTTCACTGTGTAAAAGCAGCCGTTCCACATATAAAAAAGCAAAAGTCAGGGGCGATTGTTAATGTAGGAAGCGTTGCGGGTACAACTGGAATCGGCTCGTCTATTCCCTATGCAGCAACAAAAGCAGCAATTCATACGATGACGAAATCGTTAGCGATCGCACTGGCACCCCATATTCGAGTAAACTGCATTTCTCCCGGTGCAGTCGACACAGGATGGTGGTCTGGCAACGAAGATAAAATGTATCAGCTTGCAGGAAATCTACCTCTTCAGCGCATTTCTTCCCCCGAAGATATCGCAGATGCTATTCTGTTTCAGTTAAAGCAAGAGTCCGTGACGGGCCAAGTGTTTACGATTGATAACGGACAAACTCTTTAA
- a CDS encoding LysR family transcriptional regulator: MESQDLRIFKCVAETKSLSKAAEVLGYVQPHISQRIKNLEEELGTKLLIRTNRGVTLTNEGEALFSYTQRILRLMEEAKAEVNPNKFKRFLIIGASQTVSAIKIPSLFSSFLKEHRNIEVKIKTDRKQVLREMLSYGEIDGLFLSGTYNEAQFETVYHYAEKMVLISPLYEAPEEKDQPTLLINSDVNCIYRNRLLEFSKEHHLHKANIMEFDSLEAILQGVRDGLGMSVVPTSVVKSRGDMKSIQYQELSEDVHIDFVVKKGKQRSQSLKKFIHFLESL; encoded by the coding sequence TTGGAAAGCCAAGACTTACGAATTTTCAAATGTGTGGCAGAAACAAAATCACTATCAAAAGCTGCGGAGGTATTAGGATATGTTCAACCGCATATCAGCCAGCGGATTAAAAATCTAGAGGAAGAATTAGGCACCAAATTATTGATACGTACGAATCGAGGAGTCACGTTAACAAATGAAGGGGAAGCTTTGTTTAGCTACACCCAGCGTATTTTACGTTTAATGGAGGAAGCTAAAGCAGAAGTTAATCCGAATAAGTTTAAAAGATTCTTGATCATTGGTGCCTCGCAGACCGTCTCAGCTATTAAAATTCCTTCTTTATTTTCATCTTTTCTGAAAGAACATCGAAATATTGAAGTTAAAATAAAAACAGATAGAAAACAAGTCTTGCGAGAAATGCTTTCGTACGGAGAAATTGATGGACTTTTTCTTAGCGGTACCTATAACGAGGCTCAGTTTGAAACGGTGTATCACTATGCAGAAAAAATGGTGCTTATCTCACCTCTATATGAAGCTCCAGAAGAAAAAGACCAACCAACGCTACTCATCAATAGTGATGTAAACTGCATCTATAGAAACAGACTATTAGAGTTTTCAAAAGAACATCATCTACATAAAGCCAACATCATGGAATTTGATTCATTAGAAGCTATTTTACAAGGCGTCCGTGATGGACTTGGAATGAGTGTAGTCCCCACTAGTGTAGTAAAATCTCGTGGTGACATGAAGAGCATTCAATATCAAGAGCTTTCAGAAGACGTTCATATTGATTTTGTAGTAAAGAAAGGGAAGCAGCGCTCTCAAAGTCTTAAAAAGTTTATTCATTTTTTAGAGAGTCTATAA
- a CDS encoding helix-turn-helix domain-containing protein — protein sequence MAIIINIDVMLAKRKMSVTELSERVGITMANLSILKNGKAKAVRFSTLEAICKTLDCQPGDILEYKSDDDNQ from the coding sequence ATGGCAATTATTATTAATATTGATGTGATGTTAGCAAAACGAAAAATGAGCGTAACGGAGCTTTCAGAGAGGGTTGGAATTACTATGGCGAATCTTTCCATCCTGAAAAATGGGAAAGCAAAAGCGGTTCGTTTTTCAACATTAGAAGCGATATGTAAGACTTTGGATTGTCAGCCAGGTGATATTTTGGAGTACAAAAGCGACGACGACAATCAATAA
- a CDS encoding RNA polymerase sigma factor, protein MENTKKEEIERWYDEHSDALLKFILMLVKDYQQAEDLTHETFVKAYLSYDLFQQNASEKTWLFRIAHNVTIDYFRKQKPTSLLKDFLLSKKDHARLPQEMIELKETSLELYQALGKLKDSHRKVILLRKVQGFSVKDTAAILGWSESKVKSAQFRAIPALRKQLVKDGYVYEETV, encoded by the coding sequence TTGGAAAATACGAAAAAAGAAGAGATTGAGCGTTGGTATGACGAACATAGTGACGCCTTATTAAAATTTATTTTGATGCTCGTAAAAGATTATCAGCAAGCTGAAGATTTGACCCATGAAACATTCGTAAAAGCCTATCTTTCCTATGATTTATTTCAGCAAAACGCTAGTGAAAAGACTTGGTTATTTCGTATTGCTCATAATGTAACGATTGATTATTTTAGAAAACAAAAGCCTACTAGTCTTTTAAAAGACTTTCTTCTTTCGAAAAAGGATCATGCTCGTTTACCTCAAGAAATGATTGAGCTTAAAGAAACTTCTCTAGAACTGTATCAAGCATTAGGAAAGCTCAAAGATTCACATCGTAAAGTTATTTTACTGCGTAAAGTTCAAGGTTTTTCCGTGAAAGATACAGCTGCGATTTTAGGATGGTCGGAAAGTAAAGTGAAATCAGCGCAGTTCAGGGCAATTCCTGCTTTAAGAAAGCAGTTAGTAAAGGATGGGTATGTATATGAAGAAACCGTTTAA
- a CDS encoding ABC transporter ATP-binding protein, producing MKNIILDVRSVSKKVRRRHLVKEVSFQINEGEICGLLGPNGAGKTTLIRLLTGLIKPTSGEVFINNKHILSQRKEAMQSVGAIVESPIFFPYMTGKENLTNLARLHSFHTKQERQQRVKEVLDIVGLTGRENDKVRTYSLGMKQRLGIAQALLGNPDLLILDEPANGLDPMGVRELRELLFTLKRDYNKTILISSHLLDELQRVCDQIVVMREGELMWDGALDQLASGKNLEDAFVELVSQ from the coding sequence ATGAAAAATATCATTTTAGATGTAAGAAGCGTTTCAAAAAAAGTAAGACGTCGTCACTTAGTGAAAGAAGTATCGTTTCAAATTAACGAAGGGGAAATATGCGGACTGTTAGGACCAAACGGAGCTGGTAAAACGACTTTGATTCGTTTGCTGACGGGGTTGATTAAACCAACCTCGGGAGAAGTTTTTATTAATAATAAACATATTCTTTCACAAAGAAAAGAAGCGATGCAAAGCGTTGGCGCAATTGTAGAGTCGCCCATCTTTTTTCCTTATATGACGGGAAAAGAAAATCTAACGAATTTAGCTCGCCTGCATTCATTTCACACAAAACAAGAAAGGCAACAAAGAGTAAAAGAAGTGCTTGATATCGTGGGGTTAACGGGCAGAGAAAACGATAAAGTTCGAACGTATTCTCTTGGGATGAAGCAAAGACTTGGAATTGCCCAAGCGCTCTTAGGTAACCCGGACTTGTTGATACTAGATGAGCCGGCCAACGGCTTAGATCCAATGGGCGTACGTGAACTCCGCGAGCTGCTTTTTACCTTAAAACGCGACTATAACAAAACGATTCTGATTTCTAGTCATTTGCTGGATGAATTACAGCGAGTATGTGATCAAATTGTCGTGATGAGAGAAGGAGAGTTAATGTGGGACGGGGCTTTGGATCAGTTAGCATCCGGTAAAAATCTTGAAGATGCGTTTGTAGAGCTGGTGTCACAATGA
- a CDS encoding GNAT family N-acetyltransferase: protein MKVSFSNSIENVEWSRMKEIYRSVGWKNHDKNKIKKIFQSSNVVAVAYDENKIVGFGRALSDGVFNAAIYDVVVDKHFQNQGIGQQIIENLLAQLNDISCVHLVSTAGNEEFYRKAGFRKMKTGMARYLKPALEEEYLE, encoded by the coding sequence ATGAAGGTTTCCTTTTCAAATTCTATAGAAAATGTTGAGTGGTCGAGAATGAAAGAAATTTACCGATCTGTAGGGTGGAAGAACCATGATAAAAACAAAATCAAAAAAATATTTCAATCAAGCAATGTAGTAGCGGTTGCTTATGATGAAAATAAAATAGTAGGGTTCGGCAGAGCTCTTTCAGACGGTGTGTTTAATGCTGCTATCTATGATGTTGTGGTTGACAAGCATTTTCAGAATCAAGGAATTGGACAGCAAATTATAGAAAACCTGCTTGCTCAGCTTAATGATATTTCATGCGTTCATCTTGTTTCCACAGCGGGTAATGAAGAGTTTTATAGAAAAGCAGGATTTCGGAAAATGAAAACCGGCATGGCTCGTTATTTAAAACCTGCTTTAGAGGAAGAATATTTAGAATAA
- a CDS encoding YesK family protein — translation MMIGAPLLIALLPGVLVLLVTWLFREMKWNKVIRMIPSMLTVIAAAVLFYIGYVEVRGFEGAGYLFLSVFLLLFAVVSYIVAKKPVR, via the coding sequence ATGATGATAGGCGCCCCTTTATTGATTGCACTGCTGCCTGGTGTACTTGTACTTCTTGTAACTTGGCTGTTCAGAGAGATGAAATGGAACAAGGTCATTAGAATGATTCCTTCAATGCTAACCGTTATTGCTGCCGCTGTTCTTTTTTACATTGGTTATGTAGAGGTAAGAGGCTTTGAAGGTGCTGGCTATTTGTTTTTATCTGTATTTTTGCTTTTATTTGCAGTGGTATCCTATATCGTAGCTAAAAAGCCTGTACGATAA
- a CDS encoding ABC transporter permease — protein MTGLFISELERTFKRKKTAAVLAVYAGLLAVIWLFLFQMGGISFFDADHDVKIDSLNSAPLFLRELSFVITFIVIPMFVADSFNGEYTSGALRMVLIRPHHRLKLFFVKWTVQCLLVFFILCITWVVGTCLGKVAMPHVNETTFLGGHTLGTLGALLYSLKFYGICFCIFIAVISIASIMSILMPNSILSYVATIGALIGSVYVSDKLSFFFSVTDSVFHELSSSNSEFLVNLLFPILLISLIINLFVWKKKEWVG, from the coding sequence ATGACAGGACTTTTTATCAGTGAATTAGAGCGAACGTTTAAACGAAAAAAGACAGCGGCTGTATTAGCCGTGTACGCAGGGTTACTTGCTGTTATTTGGCTCTTTTTATTTCAAATGGGAGGTATTTCTTTTTTTGATGCAGACCATGACGTAAAAATTGATTCTTTAAATTCCGCACCTTTATTTCTTCGAGAGCTGTCGTTTGTTATTACGTTTATTGTCATTCCTATGTTTGTTGCAGATAGTTTTAACGGCGAGTACACGTCGGGAGCTTTGCGCATGGTATTAATTCGACCGCATCATCGTTTGAAGCTGTTTTTTGTGAAATGGACCGTTCAATGTTTGCTAGTTTTTTTTATTCTTTGTATTACTTGGGTAGTGGGGACGTGCCTTGGAAAAGTAGCTATGCCTCACGTGAATGAAACAACGTTTTTAGGCGGACATACGCTAGGGACTTTAGGGGCGTTACTATATTCGCTAAAATTTTACGGCATTTGTTTTTGTATCTTTATAGCGGTAATTAGTATCGCCAGCATCATGAGTATTCTAATGCCTAACTCTATTTTATCTTACGTGGCAACCATTGGTGCTTTAATTGGAAGTGTTTATGTTTCGGATAAACTAAGCTTCTTTTTCTCCGTAACTGATTCTGTTTTTCATGAATTGAGCAGTTCAAACTCTGAATTTTTAGTAAACCTATTATTTCCAATTTTACTCATTAGCCTTATAATAAACCTATTCGTATGGAAAAAGAAAGAATGGGTAGGGTGA
- a CDS encoding nucleotidyltransferase domain-containing protein, translated as MKELKRLEPLQAATQFIFKHYPNCQGALLAGSVVRGEATRTSDLDLVIFDENFTSSFRESLIEFGWAIEVFAHNLTSYQAFFKSDCKRARPSLPRMISEGIILVDNGIVQSIKKEAKHLLEKGPEKWPEETIRLKRYFISDALDDLIGSSNESEALFIANTLAYITHEFVLRTNGHWIGDSKWIVRSLNDYNKNFSKEFVEAFDTFYKTGSKDKVIQLVDKVLAPHGGRLFEGFSLGKE; from the coding sequence ATGAAAGAGCTAAAAAGGTTAGAACCGCTGCAAGCAGCTACACAATTCATTTTTAAACATTACCCTAACTGTCAAGGTGCATTACTCGCTGGAAGCGTGGTGAGAGGAGAAGCTACGCGCACGTCCGACCTTGATCTTGTTATTTTTGATGAGAATTTCACCTCTTCTTTTAGGGAGTCACTCATTGAATTTGGATGGGCAATTGAAGTTTTTGCTCATAATCTGACTTCATACCAAGCCTTTTTTAAAAGCGACTGTAAGAGGGCTAGACCGTCACTACCGAGAATGATTTCCGAGGGAATTATTTTAGTGGATAATGGGATTGTTCAGTCTATAAAAAAAGAAGCAAAACACTTACTTGAAAAAGGTCCGGAAAAATGGCCGGAAGAGACGATTAGATTAAAAAGGTATTTTATAAGCGATGCCTTAGATGATTTAATTGGTTCGTCAAATGAAAGTGAAGCGCTTTTTATTGCTAACACGCTCGCTTACATAACGCACGAATTTGTTTTAAGAACAAACGGTCATTGGATCGGGGATTCTAAATGGATTGTACGATCTTTGAATGACTATAATAAAAACTTTAGTAAAGAGTTTGTGGAGGCATTCGATACCTTTTATAAAACAGGGAGTAAAGATAAAGTGATTCAACTAGTCGATAAAGTGTTAGCACCACATGGAGGCCGGCTGTTTGAAGGGTTTTCCTTGGGGAAAGAATGA
- a CDS encoding ABC transporter permease — MKELLVAEWERLWKRKVAWLTFLLVPVVLLVASSYLQKQNGTVTVDLPQYTFAGNFPVLSLAEMLFTVFNAMFLVFITLVVTGEYRSGQLRMVMIRSYSFKEIIIAKAAVILLFNLLFFITYFCMSYAIGFLMFEHPQTYFVFYHSHAFNIKEALLYNLSFYGYAYLTTVAICCVLFFISVISKTATTAVGIGVAFILISLSYPTLLTGFKQWMSEELFGQLFFTSVPMIQWQGITVMMAEKPQFVGWNFGVLGFYVLFFSGLTYLAIRKKESFL; from the coding sequence ATGAAGGAGCTGTTAGTAGCGGAGTGGGAAAGACTCTGGAAAAGAAAAGTGGCGTGGCTGACCTTTCTATTAGTGCCGGTGGTGCTGTTAGTTGCTTCTTCTTATCTCCAAAAACAAAATGGAACAGTTACAGTCGATTTACCACAGTATACGTTTGCGGGAAACTTTCCTGTACTAAGCTTAGCCGAAATGTTATTTACCGTTTTTAATGCGATGTTCTTAGTTTTTATTACGCTCGTTGTTACCGGAGAGTACAGATCGGGACAGCTGCGAATGGTTATGATACGATCGTATTCGTTTAAAGAAATCATCATAGCGAAAGCCGCAGTGATTCTGCTGTTTAATTTACTGTTTTTTATTACGTATTTCTGCATGAGCTATGCGATAGGCTTTCTGATGTTTGAACATCCGCAAACCTACTTTGTGTTTTATCACAGTCATGCTTTCAACATAAAAGAAGCGCTGCTATATAATCTTTCATTCTATGGATATGCCTATTTAACGACTGTTGCGATATGCTGTGTGCTGTTTTTTATCTCTGTCATCAGCAAAACGGCTACTACGGCTGTTGGAATTGGTGTTGCTTTTATACTAATCTCGCTTTCGTATCCGACTTTATTAACAGGGTTTAAGCAGTGGATGAGTGAAGAGCTCTTTGGACAGCTGTTTTTTACTTCCGTACCGATGATTCAATGGCAGGGGATCACAGTCATGATGGCAGAAAAACCGCAGTTTGTAGGCTGGAATTTCGGCGTTTTAGGGTTTTATGTTCTATTCTTTAGCGGTTTAACGTATTTAGCTATTCGAAAAAAAGAATCATTTCTATAA
- a CDS encoding response regulator transcription factor, with the protein MKQTILLVDDEKDIISFMKDALQDEGYEVLFAYEGQEALKKLKINPDLIVLDVMMPGMDGFALCELIRKSISCPIIFLSAKQTEQDRVKGLLVGGDDYLVKPFSMKELKARIYAHLRREQRISSNSYNRLHFGELTIDLNGYQILHNNEVIPFTSREFEILHFLALHPGQVFTREQLYEKVWGYDAEGDSSTITEHVKKIRAKLLKYDETPYISTVWGIGYKWVK; encoded by the coding sequence ATGAAGCAAACAATTTTACTAGTAGACGACGAAAAAGACATTATTTCATTTATGAAAGATGCGCTGCAGGATGAAGGATATGAGGTGCTGTTCGCTTACGAAGGGCAGGAAGCGCTAAAAAAGTTAAAAATAAATCCAGACTTAATTGTGCTGGACGTAATGATGCCAGGCATGGACGGCTTTGCTCTTTGTGAACTGATCCGAAAAAGCATATCATGCCCCATTATCTTTTTAAGCGCCAAACAAACGGAGCAGGACCGGGTAAAAGGACTATTAGTGGGTGGAGATGATTATTTAGTTAAACCTTTTAGCATGAAGGAACTAAAAGCCCGGATTTATGCCCATCTGCGCCGAGAACAGAGAATTAGCAGTAACTCCTATAACAGGCTTCATTTTGGAGAGTTAACCATTGATTTAAATGGCTATCAAATTTTACATAACAATGAAGTGATTCCGTTTACTTCGAGAGAATTTGAGATTCTTCATTTTTTAGCTCTTCATCCAGGACAGGTTTTTACACGTGAGCAGCTGTATGAAAAAGTTTGGGGCTACGACGCGGAAGGAGATTCGTCTACTATTACAGAACACGTGAAAAAAATTAGAGCAAAACTATTAAAATATGACGAAACACCTTATATCTCGACCGTTTGGGGCATTGGCTACAAATGGGTAAAATAA
- a CDS encoding DUF2975 domain-containing protein, with protein sequence MKIATTLFLKIAVILIGILVLTLCIFLVPELADAVADFLGIHSIKYIIFILLYGGTLPFYFALYQAVKLLSYIDKNIAFSELSVRILMGIKYCAICICSLHVLGLPVYYLVADKDDAPGLIFVGMVIPFASLVIAVFAAVLQRLLQEAINIKSENDLTV encoded by the coding sequence ATGAAGATAGCAACCACATTATTTTTGAAGATAGCAGTTATTCTCATTGGAATTCTGGTTCTCACTTTGTGCATATTTCTAGTTCCTGAACTGGCAGATGCGGTAGCGGATTTCTTAGGTATTCATTCCATAAAATATATCATTTTCATCCTTTTATATGGAGGAACATTACCTTTTTACTTCGCCCTTTATCAAGCTGTTAAACTGTTGAGTTATATTGACAAGAACATTGCTTTCTCTGAATTATCTGTTCGAATTTTAATGGGAATCAAATACTGCGCCATTTGTATCTGTAGTTTGCATGTCTTAGGTTTGCCCGTCTATTATCTCGTGGCAGATAAAGACGATGCCCCAGGTCTCATATTTGTTGGAATGGTCATTCCTTTTGCTTCGTTGGTTATCGCAGTTTTTGCTGCTGTTCTCCAAAGGCTTTTGCAAGAAGCGATTAACATAAAATCAGAAAATGATTTGACGGTCTGA